The sequence gcacaacacttaattctgataaaacacaaagtCACGATTTTACATTCTAGTCTGatatttttattacttttaGTATCTGTCGAACACAATAATTCCTTacaatttgtaaacttcacgctccaaatGTTCATTCCTGAGCTTGagggggtgtgttagttgtcacACATCAGTTGGATAAAATCTCTGGGAGTTCCATATATGGACTTAGACAATCTTCCcccttgagctagtttttgagattgagttagatccaagtctcaatcttaattaacaatatatatataacttgttATATATCTATTATTTTCTTTCCTATGCAGCCTACATGTGATATGACATAGGAACCTTGATGTACTggcaataacataattttatcaaTCAGATTATTATATACATGCGATTACATCAAATGATTTCTGAATTTCTGAtcagattttaaaaataaaataaaaaattacaatcaAATACACACACTAATAGTTAACAAAGAGGTTTAGTCATTATATACCAAAAAATAGCTACCGGATGTTATCGGTAACGATCATGAAATACAAAATGCATGCCTCTGCCATTTTTAGACTATATATATCAGAGGATGTATCAAATtccattttataataattatttaataaaataaaataatgatgataataataaaaggAAACTCATTTTCTCAAAGCAAATCTCAAAAAATACTAAATATATCCTTGGCCCCTAGTTAAATTATTCGTGTCCCTTTTAAGAACACTATCCGTTAATTCATTTACGTAACtagtttaatttattaaatgtattaaaaattaatttattaaaattttaaatgtcaCTATATCGTATGCTATTtagtattatatatatgtgtacagatttttagttatattgaattatatcatattttaagttttaaatattggagatttaataaataaataaataaaatctataAATCACGTGATTGTATTCATATATCACAACATGTGAGGAATTCATGTCGAAttatctaaaaatataaataatagtaAACGCGTAGCATAATCCCTTGATTGATATAACATTGTAGTTATGGATATTCCAAGACAATAGAAAACCGACAACCTTATTTATGATCAAATGGAGAGaaggaaaaatatatagaaTATGTGTACCACATATATTTTGTGTTATTATTTGTGTCTCGGagatcataattttatataatcttAATAGTCATTGACTCATCATAGAAGACTTGATTGAGCCGAGTTTATACACATAAGGTGTACCACAACAATTTATTCAATACTTTGAAAACTCATTATTAATTAGAGCACTTTATTGAGTCTTTTACATTGTCaatgtaaaattaattaaattatgccTACAAAATAGttcaaacattaaaaaataactttttcatgattttaaatAACGATAAGATTGGTTAATTATATAATTGAAATAAtagattatttattaaaataaataaagaaatgtGATATGATggagaaaatttaatttaaaataataattacattAACTCCAATCCATGACCTATTCATGTAATTATCCACGTGCGGTATATGACTATGGATATattgtttgataaaataaaactaaGAGTCAAGAGTTTGATGTCGGCCAACCTTATCATCTGACAaactttataaataattatatatacttACGTATATGATAGTGTATAACAATTGATTTGATCACGCATGtccataaaatttaatattataattttttttaacgttAATGATCAATTTTGTTATGTTAATGACTTAATCATCCTCcggaaaaacaatatttatttcatttttctggtttctatgggaaaaaaaaaataaacaatatcttaatttgatttatttatatcgctaacatattaatttattgatactttttagtaaaaatatatattattaaatcgTATGGGaaagataaataaatcattttgtaaaaacaaacaaatataataaaataataattttgaaagcCGCAAGACAACTCATGACGGCTGCAAGATATTCACGAAAACATCTTTGAAATATCACGTCTTTCGTACATCTTTACAGATTTCGAGAATTATACAATTTTTCAAACGTAAATCACCACGTGAACGGACGCCCATAGTTGATCACGTGTCGTTTTGCATTTATTAATAGTTTTGGATAAAAGTGTATCTTGCTCGATTGTTttcttagaaaaaaaaaattgaaaagagcTTGAAAGAAACTTGTCCATATCATATGTATAGTTAACGATTTCATTAGAGagtgtaatttaatttttatgattcaatgtaaaatcatatatatttttattctatatatatatatatatatataaacacacaaatattttattcgATAATAGAAATATCTCAATTACAGAAAAATCATCTAACGCCTAATAAagccaaaaaaatttttttaaaaaaaatggagaatCTCATTGGTTTGACTTTGTTGCTAGATTTGTTATCTTGTGTCTCATATATCCATTTTGCATGATAATCGTCATTATTAGAACAAATGAGTGTAAACAATGTAAATGTtagaatatattattattagtttCAAAATAGGTTAttcattttattctttttatatttattataattatataaacatcattaattgtattttttatGATTCAGTTCACAATACTGCGACTTAAGTTTTTACTAACTCTCTGTTTCTTCATGGAATCAGAGCCTCTATCTTATTTATCTATCAGTTGTAGAGAAAAACAATTAATCTCATTCATAGTTTTCGCTGATCGAACTTTGCTGTGAGTTCTGCCGTGTTCGTACAACTTTTCGTTCGTATAGTTTCTATCACGTACGATTTCTTATCTGCAttgtgttttgtttttaaatactaattaataatAACAGTTTTGAATTCTAAATTACGAGTGCTGAATTTTCTCAGTTAGAAATCAAAATCAGATTTGAATAACGTCACACATTTTTACagtagaataaataaaaataaatataaaagtattataataaaattgaatCTTCTTTACGCACATGGAacaataacatttattttataataaatataaataacaaaataaaatatcagaTGTATGCTGCTGTGCAGCTCTCTGTGTGCCAGAGAGACATAAAGATCGAGTATGAATTCAACTTCTTCACGGCGCCGGATAAATTATATACTTACATTTTTCTGTATCtctaatttttcttcttctatatatgtgtgtgtatatgtctCTTCTTCCTCGCTTACAACTCATCATTAGAGCTTCCATTCCCAGTACTACTCTTCTGCACACACTGCCTAGCTCTTACATATCAgagtaaaattatatattataaggATCATATTCCCATATTTCTCTGTTTGTAACGTATATATTCACAAGCTAAAAAAAACCATGAATTTTTCATGATCAAATTTATGTTCGAGTTATTTATTGATATTTAGTATTATATATCCCGGTTAATTCTGTGCCTGTTTCTATCATCATGAACTGCTTGGCGAGCTGGCCGGAACCTGTAGAGCGAGTCCAACATTTATCCGACAGCGGGATACGGGTCATACCCGACCGCTACGTGAAGAAGCCACTGGAAAGGCCGGGTTCTGCTGAACCTGTCCCGAGTGATGAAGTCAACATTCCTGCCATCGACATGAAGGATCTGTACTCAGGGGATGCGTCACTCCGGCGAAGCACGGCCCTTCTCATTGACAGCGCTTGCCGCGAGTGGGGATTCTTCCAGGTGGTCAACCACGGCGTCAACCACGAGCTGATGGCGCGTACCCGTGAGGCCTGGTACCAATTCTTCCATCTCCCGCTGGAGGAGAAGCAGAAGTACGCGAATTTGCCGACTACTTACGAGGGATATGGGAGTCGGCTGGGGGTGGAGAAAGGGATGTCCCTGGATTGGAGTGATTACTTCTTTCTTCACTATCTGCCCGTGGGGCTCAGGGATCAGAACAAGTGGCCGACTCTTCCAGTTTCTTGCAGGTATATCGACTTCTGTTTTCTAGAATAGTATCCGCAGGTTCAGGTGTATCTATTTTGCTACGCAAAAAACGTGTTTAAAAGTGTCATTTTCGAAGGTAAATTGCGTGTCTTCGTGGCAAATCGTGATTAAATTCAAAGtcaatatatgtatttttatgtgtATAAATGAGACTCGGGACCAGATGTTCCAATCTCTTTTGGCATCAACTAATCGGGGAagaatttctaaattttataaaataatcagTTGAAATATTAGTACCTTTGATCTTAAATAATTCTTCTACCGTTTCATTGTGTTAAATATATTTCGATGAAATGTTTCTTTCATGATTTATTATTGTTTGTACGTAAATGAAGATGGAATCCAAGATTAATGCAGAAGCCAAGGAATTTGATTTGCCCATGTTTTCATCTAGCTACTTTGATCCCGTCAGGGAAATAATTAGATTCTAGTGCGTGTAGGGATGGCAATTTCAtccgaacccgttggaggatccgatatCCGACCtgaatagaagagggtatggagggatttttagacccgattaaataattgggtaatcgggtatgtGGATTTTCGGGTTCAggtatggaggcgggtttgatataatccgacccacacccgacccgaatacccgtttaaattaatatatataaatatatatatgtatgtatatatgtatatatatagtaattatatttatttatattaaagattcatcaGTCAATNCtgataatccgatgggtatggggatgaggatgaaattcaatacccgatgggtatgggtatgggtatgaatttaataaatgggtatggggatggatgtatgaaatccgacccatactCTACCCATTGCCATCCTAAGTGCGTGGACATGCTTAATATTCCTCGAGCTTGTgaacttcaaattttaattaattatggatcaaaaaatagataataaagGGCAAGATTCTTTAAAAGTATACATATTTTATGGTTAAAAATCGAACCGTCTTGAAGATTGACAATGTATGATCAGTTGCATGACAATTTCATGTGTTATTGTTGAAATAATTGCAGGCAACTGGTGGACGAGTACAGTAGAGAAGTTGTTGAACTTGGTAGTAAATTGATGAAGGTTTTCTCAACAAATCTTGGGCTAAGAGAAGGGTATCTTCAAGATGCCTTGGGAGGAGACGACGAGATAGGTGCATGCTTAAGGGTTAACTACTATCCAAAATGCCCTCAACCGGATCTCACATTGGGTCTTTCCCCCCATTCGGATCCGGGTACGATGACCCTTTTGTTCCCCGATGAAAATGTTTCGGGTCTCCAAATTCGCCATGCCGGTAACTGGGTCACCGTCAAGCCACTGCCTAATGCCTTCATAGTCAACTTGGCGGATCAACTTCAGGTGTCCCCACATCTGTTTTTTTTGCCTTGTTGCGTCAATTTATATATGCATCCATAAAACAACATGATTAACACCAAGCTAGGTTTCGAGTTGCATATAAGTTTCTTGACAAAATATATATTGCAGATACTGAGTAATGGAAATTACAAAAGCGTGGAACATAGGGTGATCGTGAACGCGCAGAAAGAGAGGGTCTCCCTTGCTTACTTCTACAACCCAAAGGGAGACATAGTGATCAAGCCAGCCGAGCCTCTTGTTTCGAAGGAGCATCCGTCCTTGTATCCAGCCTTGACATTTGATGAATATAGACTCTATGTTAGGACAAAGGGTCTCCATGGAAAGTCCCAAGTGGATTCACTGGTTAAATCACCCACATGATAAATAATTCAGACTCCTTGTTGTTCCCTCTCATTCTCATATTAATTATTTGCATGCTTTTGATTCACTACGTTGTGTAAATGCACTTTAAGTAGTATTATGATGTTTGGAGTCTGCTTCTTAGGTTTGAAATTTGTACAGTCGAACTTTTGTGTTGCTTTTTTCGTTTCCCTTTTTAGGTGGGGAATTAGGAATGGCACGTTTTTTTTAACGACTATAAAGGATATCCTTTTTTTCTACATTGATGGGctgaaattaataattatttattcaatcaaTTGATTTAATGGCGTCAATTGTTTTAACTAGTCAACAAATTGTTCTATTACCATATATGTTTTCAatgtttttttgttaaataaaaacaatcaatttgattttttaatgaCCCGGGAGCTCAAAACATCTATTTTTTCGTTCACATTGTGTAAACTATTTGGCTAACGCTGTAGACTACAAATCATTATTATATGATACATTGAAGTGTTTATTAACTTCAACTTTGATGAGTTTATTTGCAACTGTCACTAGGATAGTTAACAAAATCTTATAGAGAAAATAAGTATTTGAGAATAAATCATTCAGTTTTTCCAAAAACTCtagaatattaaaaaattgttgaagtTCTACACAATACTTCATCAAGCTAGTTAAATAATAACTCGTTAACTTTTCCAAACTCAACAAATGCCCCAAAGTCTCTTGATATTGTTCAAACCgaacttgaaaaaaaatttagtttgatcaattatgaacaaaaaatattcaaattactcttctttttattaatattgggcaaaaaaaattatttcagtagatcatcaaatcaaaatatatatgttatattCTCTCAAGAAACGAGCCCTGAGGCTGTGGGCTCCTTGGTTTTATAAAAGGTCTGGCTGTGGAGAGAGAACCTGTAAGTGACTCTTGACATGAAAGATGGTTAATCCAGGAACTGCCATAGCCCTCAAAATACCTTTTGGTGTAGTCCCTGCGACCAAACAATATAAAACATGATCTGATCTGAGCTAAAATACTTCGAAGTTTAATATAACTTCTGATCATATGCATAAATTTTACTTACTATCTGGACCTCCAATTCGATTGACCGCCTTTTCGAACATATCAAGTAATTCCTTGGTCCATTTCCTCTCCTTTGATGAATTATTAGACCGACTGTATCGCATGTCGCAGTGGGACGGCCTGGCCTAGTGATCCTACCTGGCAAATGGCTATGAATTTAGATACTCGATTATATATAAAGGTTGCTGAAAggggaaaaataaatataaaaccaGTTGACAGGAAAATTCAGTCGATGGGAACAAAGAGGAATGGTTGGTTGTTAAGATGCCACAAAATGTTACGTAGTCGTCGGAGAAAACCAAGCAACGCAGAGTGATAGGCTCGTAgtagtttatattttttgttgtcatattTCTCATCATTGTTACTTCTGACGTGCTTAATTAATATACTTTTGTGTTATTTTGTTGTATGAGAAATTTTTCTGTTTTTGAGATAAATATGAGCTAAAGaatgtgattttatatcacaattaaagttgtcgATATGAACTTTGTAAATGGCTTGAAGCAGAAAATTTTCAGAATGCGTGCTCTTCAACTGCCGGCACAACTGAGTTTGAATTTCGAAACTTTAaagataatatcaaattttagaCTCATAATTATGGTAATTgatttgtgaaaaataattggggagagatttttattagagtaggtatctcgtgagacggtctcacagatatttatctgtgagacgagtcaaccctaccgatattcataataaaaagtaatacttttagcataaaaagtaatattttttcctagatgacctaaataaagatctgtctcacaaaatacgacccgtgagaccgtctcacacaagtttttgtctttttattattgggatatgattttgtgtacattaggttttttttttttttaatttaatgggCTTCTTTCCTTGACCCAAGAACCATAACTCACGTGAAGAAGTCATGAGGtgcaagaaagaaagaaaaaaaaagcgaAAGGGATTTCTTCCACCATCATCACACGTGAAGAGCAAGAGCAAGAGCAAGGCGTGAGATTTTCTGATAATTTGCTCCAACaattctaataatttttttttctttatttatttttatggagATTGTAAATCGATGTGGAACATCTAGAAGCTTGC comes from Primulina huaijiensis isolate GDHJ02 unplaced genomic scaffold, ASM1229523v2 scaffold10763, whole genome shotgun sequence and encodes:
- the LOC140965529 gene encoding jasmonate-induced oxygenase 1-like; its protein translation is MNCLASWPEPVERVQHLSDSGIRVIPDRYVKKPLERPGSAEPVPSDEVNIPAIDMKDLYSGDASLRRSTALLIDSACREWGFFQVVNHGVNHELMARTREAWYQFFHLPLEEKQKYANLPTTYEGYGSRLGVEKGMSLDWSDYFFLHYLPVGLRDQNKWPTLPVSCRQLVDEYSREVVELGSKLMKVFSTNLGLREGYLQDALGGDDEIGACLRVNYYPKCPQPDLTLGLSPHSDPGTMTLLFPDENVSGLQIRHAGNWVTVKPLPNAFIVNLADQLQILSNGNYKSVEHRVIVNAQKERVSLAYFYNPKGDIVIKPAEPLVSKEHPSLYPALTFDEYRLYVRTKGLHGKSQVDSLVKSPT